From the Daucus carota subsp. sativus chromosome 8, DH1 v3.0, whole genome shotgun sequence genome, one window contains:
- the LOC108197127 gene encoding uncharacterized protein LOC108197127 isoform X6, translating to MISVSLSLGSNGSGRSWTEYLKSNYARMPLTALRPLIKVVDNKDSIEIFSRSVRGAILSKFCNTGQINDVHCVDRVF from the exons ATGATTTCAG TATCCTTATCTTTAGGTTCCAATGGCAGTGGTCGTTCCTGGACTGAGTACCTGAAATCAAATTACGCAAGGATGCCCCTGACAGCTCTGAGACCCCTGATTAAGGTTGTTGATAATAAAGACAGCATTGAAATTTTCAGTCGCAGTGTCAG aggtgcaattttatcaaaattctGCAATACTGGGCAAATAAATGATGTTCACTGTGTTG ATAGAGTGTTCTGA